A window from Mya arenaria isolate MELC-2E11 chromosome 9, ASM2691426v1 encodes these proteins:
- the LOC128203180 gene encoding cornifelin-like — MEESVVMTGGSFTSTTPTDDTITSQPSGLKTNGSEKKEVWRRSVAKAAFDDTLIERDWKAPLCTCEQGQTSNASLACCWCYHKYMLAIRMGETPFMGLLPCATFGLRVKVRTQFGIKGSIVGDFLSTLFCEPCAVCQMTRELDNVGL, encoded by the exons ATGGAAG AGTCGGTAGTGATGACAGGCGGTTCGTTTACGTCAACGACGCCAACAGACGACACTATCACGAGTCAGCCGAGCGGACTTAAG aCGAACGGTTCAGAAAAGAAGGAGGTATGGCGAAGGTCCGTGGCCAAGGCGGCATTTGACGACACACTCATCGAACGGGATTGGAAGGCGCCACTGTGTACATGTGAACAGGGGCAGACATCCA atGCAAGTCTGGCATGTTGTTGGTGCTATCACAAGTACATGCTAGCTATCCGGATGGGTGAGACGCCCTTCATGGGACTCTTGCCATGTGCAACGTTTGGGCTCAGGGTTAAGGTCAGAACCCAGTTTGGAATAAAG GGATCAATCGTCGGGGATTTCTTGAGTACGCTGTTCTGTGAGCCGTGCGCCGTGTGCCAAATGACACGTGAATTGGACAACGTCGGACTCTGA
- the LOC128203614 gene encoding heat shock 70 kDa protein 12B-like: MPRNAQSNTLMVAAFDFGTTYSGYAFSFRDDPTKIQTNHNWYASGGSSQLVSLKTPTSVLLNPKGKFDSFGFEAENKYVSLAFDDKHEGWRLFRRFKMVLHSNEHLTKRITVEDFSGKQMAAFPLFVMSIKYLREHLLEEVTSQKRGIKETEILYVLTVPAIWDDNAKRFMRDAAVAAKIDPDRLKLALEPECASIWCETLGTDVKGAVAIAGSQYMVVDLGGGTADISVHERKSDGTLKEIHKASGGPWGGIFVDKNYMKMLDQLYGEEALIDLRKTEMSDYFDITRDFELKKRTFNTDKKENFVIRLSVSLLDIANKHSEKSLEERIAAMDIQKNAIAPRGKDKLKIDETLVQSWFKGPIDLLIQHIKSLLSDRKMKRVQTVILVGGFSESPYVQKRLRKEIPGARVIVPADAGLAVLKGAVKFGHNPSIVSSRIMKYTYGTEVLRTFDKNKHPAEKKLFMQGKWKVDNCFDVFVPVNEEVKVDQQVTRGCIPNSEISLTHIYRTTKQNPEYTTDSGCELLGTVQLENSTDIPFQQQVIETTFMFGDTELLIKMQNTTTGKDAFMTFKCFQ, from the exons ATGCCAAGAAATGCCCAAAGCAATACCTTAATGGTTGCTGCTTTCGACTTTGGGACCACGTATAGCGGCTATGCTTTCTCCTTCCGAGACGATCCAACCAAGATTCAGACAAACCACAACTGGTATGCAAGCGGTGGGTCTTCCCAGCTGGTGTCATTAAAGACACCTACCTCCGTTCTTTTAAACCCTAAAGGAAAATTCGATTCATTTGGATTCGAGGCTGAAAATAAGTACGTAAGCCTGGCTTTCGACGATAAACACGAGGGCTGGAGGTTGTTTCGGAGGTTTAAAATGGTTTTGCATAGCAATGAG CACTTGACGAAACGCATTACGGTGGAGGACTTTTCCGGTAAACAGATGGCGGCTTTTCCGCTTTTCGTCATGTCGATCAAATACCTGAGAGAACACTTACTGGAGGAGGTTACATCGCAAAAAAGAGGAATCAAAGAGACTGAAATACTGTACGTGTTGACCGTCCCGGCTATCTGGGATGACAATGCCAAGAGGTTCATGAGAGATGCAGCCGTTGCA GCTAAAATAGACCCAGACCGCCTTAAGCTGGCCTTGGAACCGGAGTGCGCCTCAATTTGGTGTGAAACGTTGGGTACGGACGTGAAAGGCGCTGTAGCCATTGCTGGGTCGCAGTATATGGTCGTCGATCTCGGAG GGGGGACAGCAGATATATCCGTACACGAAAGAAAATCAGACGGAACTTTGAAGGAAATCCACAAAGCTAGTGGCGGTCCTTGGGGAGGCATCTTTGTGGATAAAAACTACATGAAAATGTTGGATCAGTTGTATGGGGAGGAAGCTCTAATTGACCTGCGAAAGACGGAAATGAGcgattattttgatatcactCGTGATTTTGAACTAAAAAAACGAACATTTAATACCGATAAAAAAGAGAATTTTGTCATTCGTTTGTCTGTTTCGTTGCTTGACATTGCTAATAAACATTCTGAAAAATCCCTAGAGGAGAGAATTGCAGCCATGGACATTCAGAAAAATGCCATAGCACCGAGGGGTAAGGACAAACTGAAGATCGATGAGACACTTGTCCAGTCATGGTTCAAAGGTCCAATTGATCTGCTGATCCAGCACATCAAGTCGCTTTTATCAGACCGAAAGATGAAACGCGTGCAAACAGTTATTCTGGTCGGCGGATTTAGCGAAAGCCCATACGTTCAGAAGAGATTGAGAAAGGAAATACCCGGCGCGAGGGTGATCGTTCCTGCTGACGCGGGTCTCGCGGTGTTGAAAGGCGCCGTGAAGTTTGGACACAACCCATCCATAGTCTCCTCCAGGATTATGAAGTACACGTATGGGACTGAAGTATTacgaacatttgataaaaacaaacatccaGCGGAGAAGAAACTTTTTATGCAGGGAAAGTGGAAGGTTGATAATTGTTTCGATGTGTTCGTGCCGGTGAACGAAGAGGTGAAAGTGGACCAACAGGTGACCAGGGGATGTATTCCTAACAGTGAAATATCCCTCACACACATCTACAGGACGACAAAGCAGAACCCGGAGTACACAACAGACTCAGGATGTGAACTGCTAGGCACTGTTCAGCTTGAAAACAGCACCGATATTCCATTTCAACAGCAGGTTATAGAAACTACGTTCATGTTCGGGGATACGGAACTTCTTATTAAGATGCAGAACACGACCACTGGAAAAGATGCCTTCATGACCTTTAAATGCttccaataa